The Bacteroides fragilis NCTC 9343 genome includes the window CCGATGAGCCCGGGTATATGGACTCAGATAATGATGCCATATAAGGAAATAACATTCTTATTGTAAGCGTGTTATGAAAAGAAGATTATTAACTTGTTTTCTTCTGAATTTGCTTTTTGAAAGGAGTATAAAGCCGTATAACTTTAGAAAACCTCTTTAATATATTGTGTAGGTGGAACTTTATAGAATTTCTTAAATCGTTTTCCGAAATATTTGGCATTACAAAAGCCTAGAAAAGTGGCTATTTCCGTAACTGTATATTGTTGGGTAACCAATAAAATTTTAGCTTTATTCATTTTGAAATAATGCATGTATTCTGTAGGTGTCTTGTCTGTAATTTCTTTTATTTTGGTGTAGAATTTGGTACGACACATTCCCATATCAGCACTTAACATGTCAACTGTATAGCTTTCTGTTGAAAGATTCTTTTCCAGAAGCTTGTTCACTTTGTTTATGAACAGTGTGTCCTCTTCACTTTTTGCAGTTGGTGAAGGCAGATTGTCCGACAGGTTTTTCTCCAGGAGTTTCATGATACGTTCATGCTTATTGATAAGTATTTGTATATCCATTTTGAGTCTGCAAATATTGATTGCGCGCGGTTCCAATTTATCTACTCCACAGTCCGCATGGGCAAGATAACTTCCGTTATCATTGTTACTGATCAGGAGAATGACAGGAATATGAACCATGCTTGTATTCGATTTTATTTTAGAACAGATTTCCTTGCCGCGTATGCCGTTTACCGTTTCGTCAATAACGATAATATCCGGTAGCCGATCTCCCGAGAAATGTAATATCTGTTCCGGATTTTCAAGGATCGTTATTCTGAAAAGTATGGAGAACGCCTTATGCAAATAGTTGCTTAACTCTGTATCTGCCATAACCAGCAGTATGTGATGCTGTTTTTTATCGGGACGGATGATTTTATCATCTTTCATTACAGGAGGCACTACTTCCGGACATTGGATGGTATTACAATATCCGTTGATAGGTACAGTAACCCGGAGAGTTATTGACCGTCCGTGATAGCTGCCAATCAACTTTCCACCATGTAAGCGGATTATCTTTTTTATAATTTGAAGACTTCCGCAATAGTGTATTAACATAAATGTAGAGATGAACGAAAGTATCTTTTTGTGACTTTGCCTGCATTCCGGTCCATTGGTTATCTGGAGGTTCCAATGCTTGATGCTGTGTGACACGTCCATATTTATGCAGCCTTTGCAAGGTGTGGCTTCTATCATTTTATTCAGCAGGCATTGCAGAGCGGCAGTCATCGTTATTTCGTCCATCCGGCAACTGATATAACTGAAGTCTTTATTAATATTTAATTTTATTTGACGAGTATCGGCATACGCCCGGCATTGGTTGACGATTGAGGTTATAAAAGTGTAAAGTTCGAATTCAATGGGAGAGGAGCCCGGATGCAGTTCATTCTCCTTATCGTCGAATACCGCAATGTTCTGGTAGCAACTCATAATATGACTGGTGTATCCGAGTATCCGCTTTATCTTTTGGGATGTAGATTCGGAGAGACTGTCCGAAATGATTTCTTCCAGTAGGTGGTGGATCAAAGTTAGCGGTGTCTGAGTTTTATGGGTTATGTTTAAGATCAGTCTCAGCTTTTCGTGAGGAAATAGCTTTGTGCTGTATACCATTCGGTAATATACGATAAGGGAGATAAGTAACCCTATTGCCAGGCCCTCAATAGGATAAGACCATGACGATTGCCATAAGAACATTGGAATAATGGTGGCCGTTTGAAACTGACTCGCGAAACTTTCATTCATTTCAATAAATGTATTGGTTGGGCTACAGGGGCATGCGTAATTAAGTTGTATGTCCATTAAGATAATTAGTAAGAAAGTGAGAATTGATTTCATAATTATAGCTAGATAAATTTTAATTTTATGTTTCTATTCAATCTATGGTTTTTTATACATTTTTTATTCCTGTGAATATCTTAACTACTGTTGTTGCTGCAAGTATATGATTTTTTGAACATCCTGATTGGGTATAATCTTTCAAAAGAAATGGGTAATATTTGGTGCAGAATTGCGATGTATATCTTTTTCGTAATAAAGACCCTTTTGCCATGAGGAGTTATTTATTATTTTGAACTGTCAAGTCTCTTTCTCTCTTTTATGCCCGAATGGTCCTA containing:
- a CDS encoding hybrid sensor histidine kinase/response regulator transcription factor, producing the protein MDIQLNYACPCSPTNTFIEMNESFASQFQTATIIPMFLWQSSWSYPIEGLAIGLLISLIVYYRMVYSTKLFPHEKLRLILNITHKTQTPLTLIHHLLEEIISDSLSESTSQKIKRILGYTSHIMSCYQNIAVFDDKENELHPGSSPIEFELYTFITSIVNQCRAYADTRQIKLNINKDFSYISCRMDEITMTAALQCLLNKMIEATPCKGCINMDVSHSIKHWNLQITNGPECRQSHKKILSFISTFMLIHYCGSLQIIKKIIRLHGGKLIGSYHGRSITLRVTVPINGYCNTIQCPEVVPPVMKDDKIIRPDKKQHHILLVMADTELSNYLHKAFSILFRITILENPEQILHFSGDRLPDIIVIDETVNGIRGKEICSKIKSNTSMVHIPVILLISNNDNGSYLAHADCGVDKLEPRAINICRLKMDIQILINKHERIMKLLEKNLSDNLPSPTAKSEEDTLFINKVNKLLEKNLSTESYTVDMLSADMGMCRTKFYTKIKEITDKTPTEYMHYFKMNKAKILLVTQQYTVTEIATFLGFCNAKYFGKRFKKFYKVPPTQYIKEVF